In one Brevibacterium sp. CBA3109 genomic region, the following are encoded:
- a CDS encoding LssY C-terminal domain-containing protein — protein MTSGTATPESGPDLGHGGSGASPKRRQRQSFAFRRHRFTVTGVLDYLFFLFGGASSTWLAMLILFKGFSLGWWQVLTLLVFWGVVSYLALPRLHRILSQIYVPNYFIGRARTSDGLLGDPVNLAWRGDETQIHHAMKAAGWILADDITPASTWEIIRSTLTRRSYPKAPVSPLLLFGRRQDFAYQQEVDGDPGQRHHVRFWKCPTGWMLPGGHQADWLAAGTYDKSVGISLFTLQFTHKIEENTDVERDYIVDTVASTDDAIVVQHIQDFSTGYHSRNGGGDAIITDGDLPIIEATEVVADESDSPDRLELALDATQIYADARSVREVTRTLWHRRPLQTVVGAALVLVLLIFQAWDVLGTVLDWDGLRTEVVDSSADIETFGGETATRIVAGALIGASLLIGCLQVIASISVFRGSNRARLWILTLSTVSVIVSMTNYFTGDRDLATNMYALMTIAMQVAVMLSLSSDSSRLFTRFSTAELRAERQERALED, from the coding sequence ATGACCTCTGGAACTGCGACGCCCGAATCAGGCCCCGATTTGGGGCACGGCGGCTCGGGTGCCTCCCCGAAGAGACGGCAGCGGCAGTCATTCGCATTCCGGCGCCACCGTTTCACCGTCACCGGGGTCCTCGACTATCTCTTCTTCCTCTTCGGAGGTGCCTCGTCAACGTGGTTGGCGATGCTGATCCTGTTCAAAGGGTTTTCTCTGGGGTGGTGGCAGGTGCTGACCCTGCTTGTGTTCTGGGGAGTGGTCTCGTACTTGGCGCTTCCGCGGCTGCATCGCATCCTCTCTCAGATCTACGTTCCGAACTACTTCATCGGTCGAGCTCGGACCTCGGACGGATTGCTCGGTGACCCGGTCAACCTCGCATGGCGCGGCGATGAGACGCAGATCCATCACGCCATGAAGGCTGCCGGCTGGATTCTTGCCGATGACATCACGCCGGCCTCAACCTGGGAGATCATCAGATCCACTCTGACCAGGCGGAGCTATCCCAAGGCGCCGGTGTCGCCCCTGCTGCTGTTCGGCAGGCGGCAGGACTTCGCCTATCAGCAGGAGGTCGACGGCGACCCGGGTCAGCGCCACCATGTGCGGTTCTGGAAATGTCCCACCGGATGGATGCTGCCCGGTGGGCATCAGGCGGACTGGTTGGCGGCGGGCACGTATGACAAGAGCGTCGGGATCTCGCTGTTCACATTGCAGTTCACTCACAAAATCGAAGAGAACACCGATGTCGAACGTGACTACATCGTTGACACGGTGGCTTCGACCGATGACGCGATCGTCGTCCAGCATATCCAGGACTTCTCGACCGGTTACCATTCACGCAACGGCGGCGGGGATGCGATCATCACGGACGGGGATCTGCCGATCATCGAAGCCACGGAGGTGGTTGCCGACGAGTCCGACTCTCCCGACCGGCTCGAACTGGCGCTCGATGCGACCCAGATCTACGCCGATGCACGGTCGGTCAGAGAGGTGACGAGGACCCTGTGGCACAGGCGGCCCCTGCAGACCGTCGTCGGTGCCGCACTCGTCCTGGTCCTGCTCATCTTTCAGGCGTGGGATGTGCTGGGCACAGTGCTTGACTGGGACGGACTGCGCACCGAGGTCGTGGACAGCAGTGCTGACATCGAAACCTTCGGCGGCGAAACGGCAACACGGATCGTGGCGGGAGCTCTCATCGGAGCCAGCCTCCTCATCGGCTGCCTGCAGGTGATCGCGAGCATCTCCGTGTTCCGGGGCAGCAATCGGGCTCGACTGTGGATCCTGACCCTCTCCACGGTGTCCGTGATCGTGTCGATGACGAACTACTTCACCGGAGACCGCGACCTCGCGACCAACATGTACGCACTGATGACGATTGCCATGCAGGTCGCCGTGATGCTGTCGCTGTCAAGCGATTCTTCGCGGCTGTTCACTCGTTTCAGCACCGCAGAGCTGCGAGCCGAACGTCAGGAACGGGCACTCGAGGACTGA
- a CDS encoding SRPBCC family protein, giving the protein MTEPTSNSSASGDGASASDASIFDTIDPALKVVSAEIEIAAPASEIFELIADPVRQPEWDGNDNLGTAAQGQRPTSASGSFITTLSKGVDRENHIVDFEEGRLIAWKPSEVAGEPFGQKWTWEIEARGERSSLVRQTYDWTELRDPQRLPRAQSTTTERLLASLEGLKALAEG; this is encoded by the coding sequence ATGACCGAACCGACATCCAACTCATCTGCTTCCGGCGATGGAGCCAGTGCCTCCGACGCCTCAATCTTCGACACGATCGACCCGGCTCTCAAAGTGGTCAGTGCGGAAATCGAGATCGCCGCACCCGCCTCGGAGATCTTCGAGCTCATCGCGGACCCAGTCCGGCAACCCGAATGGGACGGCAACGACAACCTGGGCACAGCCGCTCAGGGGCAGAGGCCGACCAGTGCCAGCGGGTCCTTCATCACCACTCTGAGCAAGGGCGTGGACCGCGAGAACCACATCGTCGACTTCGAGGAGGGCAGGCTCATCGCCTGGAAGCCCTCCGAAGTCGCCGGTGAACCGTTCGGCCAGAAATGGACGTGGGAGATCGAAGCAAGAGGCGAACGCTCAAGTCTGGTTCGCCAAACCTATGACTGGACCGAGTTGAGAGACCCCCAGCGACTGCCACGCGCGCAGTCGACGACGACCGAGAGGCTGCTGGCGTCGCTTGAGGGGCTCAAAGCACTCGCCGAAGGCTGA